In Aptenodytes patagonicus chromosome 9, bAptPat1.pri.cur, whole genome shotgun sequence, the DNA window CCTCCTCCATAACCTGTGGCACTCTCAGTAGGGTATTGATTGAAAAAGAGTATCGTGGGGTGCTTCTGACTTCTTGctatcaaaatacaaaattaaaatgttaaataaataaagcttctGCCATATAATTCTCTCAGATGATAAATAAACAACattaagaatagaaaaaaatgtaatatgagCTTTAAAATGTTCTCAAGTAGATAAAATACCCAAAACAATACCTGCATTTAGCAAAAGACTAACATTATTAATTATAAATTTGGGCTGATcttattgtttgtatttttgtatgcTATATGTAGCTAGCATGTGAAACTAATTGTTGCATAAATGCTTTATTACTAATACATTACTAACATGTATGTCTGTGTAATATTTATAATACcaagttttgtgtttgtttgggtttttttcactatgGTACTGTTTAATACAGTTGTGCCTTGTAAAAAAAGATACAGTTCTTGTGTTCCAGTTGTAAAAGCACTTTGCATCAAAATGTATTGATGTGGTACAGATGGAAAGTGAGATTTACTCATGGTTTTGGATTTCTGCCAGGCGCTGTGGGATGGAAACAAACTAGCACAGATGGAAGAGGCTCCACTTTTTCCTGGAGAATCAATCAAAGTTACTGGTAAGCATACTATTGAGTACTACACTGAATACTATTAAATCactagtttgtttatttaaaaacagaatattatttcctttttacttttgttattttaatttaatgccACTTTAGATTAGCTGATTTGatgtggatttcttttctttgtcttttaaatccAAATGTAGGAAGGAGAAATCAGTTCCAGAGGATGACTTGCTCCATATagataaatcaatttttttccgGGGTTAGTTTGTTCCATATAGGTGTATGGGTTGTATTTTTGCTTGGGGATGCCAAGGATACTTCATAGATTCAAAAGCTTCAAAATTGTGATAGCAAAGAAGATGAAGTTATGGAAAACTTAGTTTCCAGTTCTTAATGAGATTTATTTCACTTTGGTCTGTGATGGCAAGCTCTGTGTTAGCAGTACAGTACTTGGCTAGAAAAGAACACTAGCTCTttcaaataaaagtgaaaatgaagATATGGGCGTATAACTGAATTACTTGGAGGTCAGTTGCGTGCACATCAGTAATTGCCCGTTTGGATGCGCTCTCTCTGAGGTGAGTGTGGGTGCTTCAcacctcagggcagggaccagAGCCGCCTGCAGCTAAGAATACCAGCAGGGTGCTTTGTTACCTGCCTGCCCTTACTGCAGCCAGGGCTAGCTGAGCCCAGCCCCAGTTGCTCAGTAGTTGCTGAGCAGCAGTGGGACTGAGGAATTTGATTGTTTTCattgttgagataaagacagctctTTCAGTCCTGACAGCTTGTGAAGAGTAGGCTTTCCTATAGAGGTCAAGCATCAAAATCTTACGGAACTGCAAAaatcttgctatttttaaatggaaatagatTTTTATGGAACAAATGTCTGTAATAGTAAAACAAAGCTTTAATTGGTCTGTTTTCCAGCTAAAGATGTTATGTATATCTGTCCATTTATGGGAGCAGTCAGTGGTACACTAACAGTGACGGACTTCAGAATGTATATCAAAAGTGTTGAAAGGGTAAGACTTCGCTATCTATCTGCGTATTGTTTCAGGTAGGAATGTTGCTGAAGTAGATTTCAGAAAGTGACAAATCTGGTGTAAGTGAAGTATGATGTTCCACAGCAGTCTATTAAACAGCAATTATAATTGACTCTAATGAAACATACATGAATAATATTAGTTTGTGTTCCTCCTAATGTAACAAAATTCATTTGTTTTATATACAAATTTCAGGATCCACCTTTTGTTGTTGATGTTCCCCTTGGAGTCATAAGTAGAGTTGAAAAAATTGGAGTACAGAGCCATGGAGACAACTCGTGTGGTATAGAAATAGTTTGCAAGGTATGGCATGGTAGAGATTTATTCGtattaaagtattttcatttcatttttctgtaagagGAATCTGCACGCACACGTGCTGTTTTGCTGTCTGATCAGTTCCCTGTATTTGAACCCTGCTTCGTTTAGATAATATATTTCAATTCCTCTTATGATACTTGCAGTCTTAAACACTTCTGCCTTTTGTCTCAAGagtgaattaaaaggaaaaatggctATTTTTATGATATCTAGCAACTCTAATGACGATCCTAGTCACGAACACTTGCAGAACTCTGTTCTAATGCGGGTTAGATGATGTCAGTGACTTAGTGCTACATATATGCCTTCCTTCAGTCAAATTTCTtataactgttttgttttttttttaatttatcatagAGTACAATAGTGTAACTTATTTTTGACAGGATATGAGAAATTTGCGGCTGGCCTATAAACAGGAAGAACAGAACAGATTGGAGATTTTTGAAAACCTTGTAACACGCGCATTTCCTGTTTCTAATGGGCTGGTAAGTCTTAAGATGTAGAGAAGGCTGTCACTAGCTCACCTCTTTCTGGAAAGTGTAGGTGGGGAAATATGAGGGCTGTATAACAAACATTGAAATGTTTGTAGCAGGCAAGCTACTCTGACcctgtttcctttttgcattaATTCGTAAAACATTATGCTATGTCCTGCTATCGGTGAAGTTAGTTAATTTGTACATAACCCTTGAGATCTATTTTTGCCTAATGTTGCtgattaaaaatatgtatgtattgaCCTCTATTTTCTGCAGTAGATAATTCGGTCTAGAAGTTCTGTCTAAAACAACAAATAGGTACAATTAGTCTTATTATTAGTTAGCTGCAGAATGCTATTTCATTTGCTTGTATGGGTAAGGAACTGGTCGGGAGGTAGGAGACCAATTTCTTCATCCTGGCTCTGCCATTGATGTGTTGTATGATCACAGGCAAGTAACTTCAACTCTCTGACTGTTTCCTATCTTGATTTTGTTAATTATATACTATGTACTTGAAGGAGAaaactgtctttcattttctttgtagcaCAGTGTTGTCCAGTCTTGACTGAAGGTTTTACGTCTGCTGTTAAAGAGTTTTAGAAGTGTTACATTTGAAATATTAGAAGGTTCACTGTTTTGGAGCTTATTGTGCATACAGCCCATCAGACAGTAATTTATGCCTTTGCTTTGTTGTCTTTAGCCTCTTTTTGCATTCAGCTATAAAGAAAAGTTTGCTGTCAATGGCTGGAAAGTATATGATCCAATGGCAGAATATAAGAGGCAGGTAAGTTATATAAGTACTtggtgtattattttttttctccatctccccCAGAGCCAtttaaacaagtaaaaaatattcaagaaaactCGAAATTTTTAGCTCTAGTTACATAGAGAGTCTGTCTAGATCTCATGTTTAGATAATAAGATGCAAGTGGCCTGACTTTGAGAGTGCTGAGCCCCTGCTAAAGTTGATGGAGATAACAGGTGCTGAGTACTTGAGCAAATTGGTCTATCTTAACATGCATTCTTAAATCCACATTTTCCAAGTGCTGTTTCTAGAAAATATAGGCTTTATAAAAATTTGGTTTTGAATAAGCAGCATTAAACAGAAGAGTAACCATACTTTATCATTGTAAATCTACAGTTTCCTAGttgcaaaagcatttttatttcactATACGATCACTTTTTACCTGAGTGTGCAGCCTATTCAAATAGTTATTTTGCATATCAGttttaaagataataaatagGAAAGACTTTCAGTGTTTTGGTTTATGGTTCAATACGAAGTCCTAAAGTTTAGagcttatttaaaagaaaaatgtgggcacaatttttttaaaaaagtacctAGCATATAAAAATTTTCATCGCCCCAAACTCAGATATGTAAAGGTCTAacctgaaaaatacaaaaatgttttgctttcgTACAGGGCTTGCCCAATGAGAGTTGGAAAATATCCAAAGTTAACAGCACCTATGAGCTTTGTGATACATATCCTGCTATTCTTGTTGTGCCAACCAGTGTAAAGGATGATGACCTCTCAAAAGTGGCAGCGTTTAGAGCAAAAGGCAGAGTTCCAGTAAGTGAAACTTTTACGAGGAGATATAAGTGCTCTACAAATTTGTAGCTTATAAGAAATTATCTGAGttcttttaggcttttttttaaataacagtggGCCAGCTCCCTTTCTGAAAGCGGGGGgggcaaggaaaaaagaagtaggCTTGATGGGTTTAGAACTGAAGAGAGCAACTCAAATGTGAGTCTAATTGCTTGGTTATTGTGCCGtgtaataaatatttgtttggaGTTAACACTTCTAAGCCACAATGGTATCTGATGCTAATTCACATATGAACTTGTGTTCTGATTTGGTGTGGAATGTGTTACAGCCATAGTGGTTTTCGTGAGAATAGACAAGTTTTGCAGGTAGCATAAGAACCCCTTCAAATATGTTAGATGGTGACAGTTTTCATGCTATCAATCTGCTTAGCAAGGTAGTGTACAGGTCCATAGACTTCCACATGGAAGCAGTTTTTCTtcgttgttctttttttttctaattagtaAGATGCAGTAGCAGGCTTAgcttttattagaaataaaagctAAGATGTTTAGAATCACTTTGTATTTCAAGCTCAGATTTGGGATGAGCAGTGCTAGTGTGCTTCAATATGGTTTTGCATCAGCTTGTCCTTAAATTTGCATTTGTTGATTTGCCAGGAAATAATTCCATGTAGGCAGTGTGATTGTCTAATTGCACTCTGGCCTGCTGCTTTTATAGTAGTAtaataaactaaaataattttcttttattccaggTGTTATCCTGGATTCATCCTGAGAGCCAAGCAACAATAACACGGTGCAGTCAGCCATCGGTAGGCCCAAATGATAAGCGTtgcaaagaagatgaaaaatatttgcagactATAATGGATGCCAATGCTCAGTCACATAAACTTATCATCTTTGATGCCAGACAGAATAGTGTTGCAGACACAAACAAGGTAGGTTGGTATCATAACTAGCGTTAGTAGTTCTATCTTTATTACAAGGCTCAAGATTGAGTAAgagatgaggatgaggagaactTGCTgttgaaaagggagaaaaaagggtCTCTAAAGAGGGCATGGGAAGGAAGGTAAGTTGCTTGTAGCATTTTGGAAAGGCCGGCAGGAATTGAAGGCAGCATGAAGACATAGCTGAGAAATGATGTAGTAAAGCCCACAGAAGACCACAGGTTTCAGTAGTAAAAAGGGGAAGGTATATGAATGTATTATCAAATGTAGCCTATTACAATTCGAATTTCtttcaccttaaaaaaattaccctagtgcttcttagaaaaacaaaggccaaaaatatatttttattagtgCTAAAATAAtcctttgtttcagaaaatccTGAAACCTGACCAAAATAACCCTCTCAACCTCATACTGAAGTCCTGTACATGTTGTTTTCTTCGtctgtttttgctttttgaatgACAGGCAAAAGGTGGAGGATATGAAAGTGAAAGTGCCTACCCAAATGCAGAGCTGGTCTTTCTGGAAATTCATAATATACACGTAATGAGAGAATCCCTGCGTAAACTTAAAGAAATAGTTTATCCTACTATTGATGAGACTCGGTGGTTATCAAATGTGGACTCCACACATTGGCTGGAATATATAAGGGTAAAATACTTTTGATGTGGAAAATcaattgtatttttaaaccatgtttttaacttgcatttctgaaaatattactaaaataatGTCTAGATTTAAGCATGTTGCTTAGATCAGGATAGTGTTgtaaaaaagcttaatttttaaatggtcaCTTAGAACATAGCATTTTAAGCATTCCATAATAACTTTGTACTTTCAGTTTTATGTATTGGTAGGTAATGAGTTAATTCCTGATAGCACAGTATCGTATTTAGTGTTagacaatgttttattttcttgagagGAAATGTTTGTGAGCAGTCCAGGGTTATCCCTGCTTTTTGGAAGAATGCCCTGGGAACTTCAGATTATATTTGAACAACTGCCAAAAGGACTTGACTGTAAATTCTACAGTCTTTCTCATCCTTCCCTCCTTCAATGCGATGTTAGTGTTCGTGTGTTGGGCACCTACATTTTCATGGGCTGTTTATAGTCAGTGCTCTACTGGGTTATAATCTGCTCTATTATTTaacataatattaaaataaatcgCTACCATACTCAGTTTTACAGTCTGTTTCACTAACCTCTGAAATGCTTTTAGAATAGATAATTTCATTACCACATTCACTCCCCTGTTTATGATGAATATGGATGGAGTGGAATTTGTTTTATTAGCAACTGGCTCAAGTGTCACTCGTGCAAAACATGTTTGGGATTGTTCATTAGTTTTACTCTTCTATTAACTAGTGCTTGCTAACTGCTGCAGGAGAACCAGTAGAGGGAGCAAACATTTAAATTAAGAATTAAACAAATTTAATGGTCTTTTGGGAACAGTTTAATTTTCTTGTTGTCTTGAAGTTGGACTATTTCAAACAGCTTTGGGAATCTGAGTATCTGGAAACCTTTTCTTATCAGCCTGGCCTTAAATACAGTagtctatttttaaaagtggAGTTGTTTGGGCCAGTGGTCACCTTTCATTgacattgacttcagtggggttCCTGGGCTTAGACGGTGTCAGAAATGGACCTTGATACCACAAGGTATCAAGCATACCACAAGCATAGcaatttgaa includes these proteins:
- the MTMR1 gene encoding phosphatidylinositol-3-phosphate phosphatase MTMR1 yields the protein MEEAPLFPGESIKVTAKDVMYICPFMGAVSGTLTVTDFRMYIKSVERDPPFVVDVPLGVISRVEKIGVQSHGDNSCGIEIVCKDMRNLRLAYKQEEQNRLEIFENLVTRAFPVSNGLPLFAFSYKEKFAVNGWKVYDPMAEYKRQGLPNESWKISKVNSTYELCDTYPAILVVPTSVKDDDLSKVAAFRAKGRVPVLSWIHPESQATITRCSQPSVGPNDKRCKEDEKYLQTIMDANAQSHKLIIFDARQNSVADTNKAKGGGYESESAYPNAELVFLEIHNIHVMRESLRKLKEIVYPTIDETRWLSNVDSTHWLEYIRMLLAGAVRIADKIESGKTSVVVHCSDGWDRTAQLTALAMLMLDSYYRTIKGFEVLIEKEWISFGHRFAMRVGHGDDDHADADRSPIFLQFIDCVWQMTKQFPAAFEFNELFLITILDHLYSCLFGTFLCNCEKERLKEEVSTKTISLWSYINSQLDEFTNPFYVNYENHVLYPVASLNHLELWVNYYVRWNPRMRPQVPIHQNLKELLAIRTELQKKVEDLQREAATRSISSSSDRGSSPSHSATPVHTSV